CCGACTGGAGGAATAGCCTCTTCCCACCTGGAGCTGGGCAATGAGGGCAGTACAGCCATCTTCTACAGCTGGCAGCAGCTTCCCGTGCCACACAGCTTCCCCAGCCTGCGTTCACAAACAAAGACTCCACACTTCTACTTCAGTTCTTCCTctggtacacacacaaacataatcCAACACCTGTTGCCAACTTGTGTACGTCACACGCTGTTTGCCCATGTGTCAATCTGTCATTTCATTCAGCTGGCATCCTAACTAACCTCTCTTTTGCTTTCTGATTTGCTTCACCTCCCATCAAGGCGTCATCCGTCCAGGCGACACCCAGCGGGTGGAGTTTATATTTAAGTCAGAGGAGCCAGGTATAACAACTGAACACTGGCAGCTGAACACCCATCCTGTTATGTTGCAAGGAGCGTTAATGCAGGTCAGACTGAGAGGACTGGCTCTGTACCAGGACAAAACTGCAGACCAGAGGGATTTCATAGAGGTAGTAAGCTCTGTGTCACAGGAAGACTAAGAAAAAAGTGGCACTGAGGTGTTCATTAACAGAACTcactatatttttttctgtgtttctgagcAGACAAAGCTAGAAAAGAAAGTGTTGGTTAAAGAGTGTCGATCGATGGTGTATGAGTTGCTCTGGGGGTTGCACACCCCAGAAAGACCCAGCTCTCCTGCAGATCTCTACGTGACTGCAGACCAACAGTTTCTGAGCGAAAACCCCAAGGTAAATACTACTGGAAGCAGTATCCTTAAAGAAGATTGTTTGTTCAAATTTTTTAAGGTGTCAGCTTTGCCCACTAAGAAAAAATGTACTAAAACTCTACCTTACTTTGTCTGGTAGGTCTTTTGAAACACATTGCTCACCTTGTATCAATGCAGCCCAACTTCATGTAGCAAtcacacacttttatttcctggtgttAATTTCAACCTTAACATTAATCACACCACTCTATCACTGTGAGGTGATGGACTCATGTATTGTGTTTGCCTTATTGACATTTCACTGGCTGAAATGAGAGCTTGATCAGTCCATTATGGCTGCACTTACCCAACCTGAATTTTATAAAAGTCCACATTCATTTAACATAAGATAATTGTATTATTACCATTATAATTCATGGTAGCCCTTTAACTGCTGCTTTCTAAAACTACTTAGTTGCCTCTACAATGGAGCTTATGTTGCCATGGTAGTACTATAGGAACCTGGCTTTAACTGGGTTAAATGGGAGGTTGATTAGATTACTTTCTAGTGAATATAGAGCGCGACTGTCTAAAAAGACTTTTGATTTAATTCCCAGTAGATGTGAGTGGCTGTGACTGAAAAACAGCATCGGATAGTGTAACCAAACAATAGGTTCAAAATTAATATCTCTTATTGTGGTAAGTCACATTTGTCATTACCAGATATTATGATAATTATAGCACCCTTGGCCCCTCACATGGTCATGTTTTGTCACTACAATGGGCCGCACACTCCCCTTGAGATGATAAAGACGATGACATTCATCATGCTGAGGATAGCTTATAAAGGATGATTATCATCCTAGACCGTGCCTGCAATTTCTCTTCTTGAGAATCTTTCATGTATATGTTCATATacctcagctgctgctccacttTTAACTCCTTCTTGGTCTTAGTTGCAGTACATTGATCAGTCGGTGGAGGACTTAAAGAGGCTGTGGCAGGAAGCGAATCATGAACACACCTGGGACCTCTCTGTTGATACACTCAGACAGGTAGAGCAATAGATGTTATAAACCTTACAGTGCTGAAGACTAAAAACTGTCTAAACATGTATTCTTTTACACCAGCAATAGGAACCCTGAAGCTTGATAAACCTGGAACTTATCCATCTTACTATTtctgtgttctttcttttgGTTACATTTAGGAACTGTTGCATTGCTAATGCTTTACCAGGGTTTTATCAAGCATTTTTGATAAATGGTGTATGCTTAAAAGTGTTGTGCTAGGGAAAGTGCCCAAGTAAGTAAAGCAGACACTAAAAATGGAGCTCTAAAAACTACAATCATTCTCAATTCTTGCAGTGTAGACACAAAAATAGTTGCTGTACTATCGGTTATTGGTTGTAGCAATGTGGTGACTAGGAACACACATTTGTCAGTACAACGAAAGAACACATAGCAGAGGATTTCAGCCGGTTGAGTCAAAGCTGTAGTTTCAAGGATCTACATGCACAATCTCACTGTACTGGTCTTCTAATTTCCCCCCATAAATGAGGCTGTGCTGTCTCTGCCTGATGAAGACTCAGCTCAGGACTCCCTCGGCAGAGAAGGGGGCCTGACTCAACTCAACGCTGTGTTTCTACAACTCTGTGAACCTTCTGAAGTGAAACATCACCCCTTAACCGCTGCTACCATAGGGTGAAACATGAACACTCGGTCATGTAGCTGACAGAACATCACACCTATGTTCTCACACCTCCAGCGTAATAAGCTTATGGTTTTATGGTGGTGTCTGGTGCCCCCTGCAGGCAGCAGCTGTGGAGGAAACTGCTGGACTCGATGGCCGCTGAGGCCGTGTTCCTCAGAAACCTGCTTGGCCTCCCAGAGAGAGCAATGTGGATCGAGCAAAAAGACGAACCGACAGTCTGCGACGCTGGTGAGATTCCCACACATCAGCACACATGCAGATGGATGGAGGTGGTGGATTTGTGCTGCCTGCTACTATATGTTTACATCACAGATTTGGCTGATGATATAAAGACAGATGAGAAGAGTGAGAAAAAGGCAGGCACGGCTGCCAAAGTGGAGAGGAGTGGTTCGAGATCAAGAGTAAAAGACGACAACAAAGAGGAGTCCAAGTCACCAGCAAATGAAAAATCAGTAGAGGTGAGTGGGAGTTGGGGAACTAACAGAAACTGTGCGTGTGTTGCTGACTAACACTCATCAACACACAGAAGGAGGATTGTAATATGTTTTGCCGCAGAGTGGCAGCGCTCTAgaagatattttaaatataagtGTGAAGAAATGACACATAGCATTCAGCTGACACTCCGGTGAACCAACCATGAGTCACTATTTCAGACAATCTCATTCATTTTCCTGCCATTCAACCAGCTCCTGTTGTTTTGTTACTCCCGACCGCCTCCACAAAACTTGTTCACCTTGTGTCCCATGCTTATTAATGCATACAACTGCCACATTATATGCATTCACTGTCACTGTGGATGTTCGTGTTTTGGTAAAAGGTTAATGGTTGGGTGAGTAAAATTTGTCACATAGTAATTATTGATTTGAATACACATCTACAGACCGCCCATCCTCAGTTCCCAGATCTATTCACAAATCTGACTTTGAGGAACATTAATGAGGGTGCTGTGCAAAGATGACGATCTGCTGTGTCACCGTGGCATTCATGATGTGAATATGGCCTTCAACCTATAGATCTCTCCCTATCTATGGTTCACCACATCATCAGAACCATTTGGACTTAGACTAGAGGCGCAGTTTTGTGTGTATCACAACATATTTTGCTGAATGATTTTCTCCTCTGTGTGGCAGCTGAGTCAGAGGTAAGGTACAGCCTATTACTCACGGGGTGCCATGGTAACAGAACactgtgtgaaaatgtgcacCTGCTCTCGGACTGTGTGCGAATTAATAGCACCTGGACTGATCCAAGCCATCTATGGCGGACGCACACACAGCCATACATCAGGCAGCCAGCAGAGGATTTATTGCATGCCTTCAAATATGTGTCATAAGATGTCCAAGCCACTTAGCAACCATCTCAACATCCTACATGCTCACTAAATGATATCTCTGTCTTACCAATTATACCTTGTCTGTCTTTTCATCCCATGTACAAAGGAGaccaaaaaaagggggaaaagaagGGATGAAGTACTGAAGcaatcaaaggaaaaacaaggaaaggaGTCTCTCTCAGTGATTGATAACCATCCAGAGATCATCAGCCAACAGTCTATGGATGACCCAAATCTAGAGCTAGAGATAATTTGTGGAAGGCTCCTGCACAGAAAGGCAagtcatttaaatatgtttcagcACTGATGGAAAATTCAGTTGGTGTGTGGACTCTCTGGAGGACTTTCCCAAAATGTCAGTGGGTGGTCTCAGAGTTGAGCTGGAGACAGACTAACTTTTAACAATGACCTTCAAGGAACATGGGCACTTATGACATACTGACATACACACAGGAAAATGtagaattcatttttttcacttttttggcTCTTTCCaaagtgtctgtgaagattAACAGACAGCCACTTCCTTAGCTCATCCTAAGGACAAAACACCTGGACAACACCTGAGGAGACAGTTAatgcagttcagttcagtgaagAACGCACAGACGTGTGTGTTGTGAAAACAAGACCTCACAAGAAGAtctcaacaaacaacaaatgcatGACTCAGCACAGGAGAGTCAGCTCTTTATGTCaggactcagcagtccacctccacctgaaacACCCCCTCTGAAAAGGGGAGGTGGATAGATCCGTCAGTCGCATACAACACAGTCTTAACACCTGTCCCAAAACCTTTCATCCAAATTCACACCTTTGAGAGAACCACTTATCGTGGAATCATTTATAGCTCAGCAGTGGCATAGTGAGTATTGGGTCTTTAGGAGGCCTTTGctatgtgagtttcaggtgggctCACTCACAGATGTTGTGGAATAAAAACCTAACCTCAAAACCAGTTTACTACATGTGAAGAAATAGAGTTgtgaaatgtgatttaatgtaATCTTTCGACATACTAATGAATTAAAATCAGGACATCTGCTGCCACTTCAATCTCAACCAttgttttcatgtaaattgatgtgtgcatgtgtctggcAGGTTTATGCTCTGATGGAGGACCTAGTGGATGACCTCTGTCACCTGATGGACGAGCTTAATGAACGTGATTCCAAGTATTAACTCTGGAGGCTATGGAATATATAGCCTAATAAAACTTTCTCATGAAGACCTTATTTTgttctggcatttttttttcctatatatatattctatattccGTCATCGTATGATAGTAGAAGGTTGCCTGTGGCGCTGACTTCGCAAACGACTCGCAAACGACGCGCACCCGTGCGTCCCCGCCTCTCTGTTTTACGCGGCCCGTTGTGATTGCTGTGTGTGCTGTGCGTGCTCGGCCTGCCTCCCGGCGCCGCATGCGTGTGTGGACGGGGCTGCtgctgagagagaggaggggtgagTGTGCCGTGTGCTGTGGCTTATCCTCGTCCTATGCGGATTTCACTGCTCGCTGTCTCACCATCCGGGGGTAGGCCGGGATTTTAGGTGCTGACATCCCCTTTTAAAAAGATCCCTTCAGCCACGCTGGTTGTATATAGGCTGAGTGGATAGTTGCTGTTGCACTGCTTGGTGGGTAGCTGTTATCGACGCTGAGGACCTGGacaggagaggagcagagagacgAGGATGCTCCGAGGACAACGCGAGAGATGAGCGGTGGACATGGTAAGCGGCGTGCGGCAGGACTGTAGTTACTGGGCTTTTAGGTAAATGCTTTCATGGACTTATATTGATGTTACTGACTCTGTGTTGCCAGTGTGCGACAACTCCAGTAGTAGTTGGCCTGTTTGCTCTGGAATCCGCGCTACACATGGCAACCTGCTCAGGGAAACCACCGCAAGAGGGGgcgtgagtgagtgagtgcCATTtgggggagggatggagggagggggtgcGAATTATGCAGACCCACCTAGGGCGCACTCTCTCCTCCCATCAACAGCTGGAAGATACAGTGACAGGAGCAGGCTCGATAGGAGGCACAAATAATCAGACTTTAGCTAAATCTGAACCTCCAACCTCATCCCTAATCCCGATCAGTGATGCTTAATCTGACTGTAACGCTAAACAGCTACGGAGCCGACTCGAGAAACTTGTAATCAAATATCTATTCCCTGACAAATACAGAGGCTTACACACCTGCTTTCACAGCACGCATGCGCACCGGCAGGCGTGGACAGCGGCGTGACGTAAAATCTGTGAGCAATTTGACGCATCAACTCGTCGAAGTTCACGTTTCTTTAGTCAGTGTGACAAACGTGCAGCGTTTCAACGTAATATGAAAGGATTCGTATCACTGAACAGATATCAGTTTCCCTGGAGATCAGAGCACAGTTTGGAAGATTTCATCAGCAGATTCTACCCAGAATGGATCTTGATTTTAATGACTGTGGCCCAGAGAGATTTAGTTTGAGTTAATACGCCCGGATGAGTCATTTAAATGTAAGCTGTGAGTCAGAAAATAAGCCCATACCCCAGTAAAACCTCTACGGGGCTGCACGAGTCCTTCTGTTCACAGTCTGTCCCTGTGCTGTTCCAACttgaacaaatacacacattaaaagtGAGCTGATGTGCAATGAATGTGAGCTGATGTGAGCTGATGTGCTCAGAATTATCCTACCCGTGTTGTTTTACACTTGAGCTACAGTTTGAAGAACACATACTGTCTCTGAGTGCAGATATCattgtgcacatttttcatCGGATTGTTTCCTCTGTCTGGTGGGACAGGCCCCGGACAGGTTTGATTTCTGAGAACAGCCACAGACAGCAACGCTTGGTTCTGGCCTCACCATTTTGCAGAAACGGGGGAATTCCTTTAATATGCATCTGGGATTTTAGAACCACGCATTTTCCTCTCACAACACACTCACCAGAGTGGCGTTATGCACACAGTGAGATGTTACTCCCACAATGTGAAATATCAGTTGTGGTGTGAAGCTCATATAAGGTGATGGAGAGATCAGTAGTTTCAGACTCCTCGTCACAGGGGCTTTTAATAGCCCTTGTGTTTTAGGGCTGGAGATGATTGTGCAGAAAGGTGATACTCGTTTGAAGCTGCTGAGCCTTACTTTCTTCTTGGTGCCCTTTGCTCTCCCTGGCCGCCTCACTGTCTGTCCTGCACAGACGCTCTGAGACCTTTTCGTCCTTTTCAGAGGCTTCTGTCTGTGTTCATCTCAGGTCCTCTCTGCTTCTGCTGATGTTTGCTTTTCAGGGGGACCAGGCATCCTGTGACTCAGTGAGATGAATTTACCAGCTAGACAGATACTAAAAAGACCAGATCAGAGCAGTCTGTTAATAATGTTGTCATAATCAGCGTCAAACGCATGGATTGCACCAGGCATGTCTGGGCATGTCTTTTACGGCTCTTATCTGCTCGTGCTAAGTCAAACCTACTAGGTTCTTCACTTTTTATGTATAATTATACTTTAGTTATATGCTCCACACATAATTATCCTAATGTAATTAGTCAGGTTTCAAATTACAATTTCCTACAATGTTATGTGCTTTTTACAGCCCTGTTATATATTTTCGCTGAAAAGAACAGCGTAGATGTGCTGTGGCAGGAAGCtgcataaagtttttttttccagtgtgtaGTAGTTTTATATCATAGTTGAGCTGCAAAATGTTGTTGAAAAAGACACCTTTAGAAACATTTCACACGGGTGGAAGGAGGGCGTTTTCGTACGTCTTTGCCCGGGAGACCTTTTGTCTCATATATCCAAATGTGACATCATAAAATACAGTAGAGTTAAACTGATATTTGTTATTGCATTAGTATTactttaaaattagattttgttttcatgattcacTATTATAGTGTGAatgcgaccctagtgcaggattaagcggtagaagaagatgagatgagatgagattcaCTATTATCGTAACATGAAATACATACAGAAAATGTTAGATCTAACAACGCTCTGTGTCGTTATATTGTCCATCAATAAACCGTAGGCCTCATTCTCTTTCATGGGTGTTCCCTGCTATGTGATAAGCAGGCCCTGAGGGTGGACCTgactgtgtcctgtggtgtctggcaacagaatgttgttaatgggggtcttC
The nucleotide sequence above comes from Mugil cephalus isolate CIBA_MC_2020 chromosome 2, CIBA_Mcephalus_1.1, whole genome shotgun sequence. Encoded proteins:
- the LOC125001133 gene encoding MYCBP-associated protein isoform X1 — protein: MDCMSKTSPADSHFLDYTGPEGFRFDDQGMILPHSILGSPEDFKRYLEAKGETELVQRIQTASRDPPCEATGRHHHEAVEKDGSGRSSIQSHALQHWDKHMRHRKQQQNFLSGTLKRPVENLLMNQSNHFRETQEQREFLNQVMPLVNSGYGYRVGSEFWSLPQRYGDEMSGITATLSQTEQGRRGPVTHVGQPNSIRQESGITCAETLRPASRIWNQSAYLQQQLQMLGEVLQDMDTKKPDISGLEVIGSGKAFTFVTMCRSPSLEIEEEEKERKEMKMENIVPCSDPLGQYEDAQSDVLHVPALRFCGQLARWTGNSNTNEGEVGISATIVFEAPTGGIASSHLELGNEGSTAIFYSWQQLPVPHSFPSLRSQTKTPHFYFSSSSGVIRPGDTQRVEFIFKSEEPGITTEHWQLNTHPVMLQGALMQVRLRGLALYQDKTADQRDFIETKLEKKVLVKECRSMVYELLWGLHTPERPSSPADLYVTADQQFLSENPKLQYIDQSVEDLKRLWQEANHEHTWDLSVDTLRQAVLSLPDEDSAQDSLGREGGLTQLNAVFLQLCEPSEVKHHPLTAATIGQQLWRKLLDSMAAEAVFLRNLLGLPERAMWIEQKDEPTVCDADLADDIKTDEKSEKKAGTAAKVERSGSRSRVKDDNKEESKSPANEKSVEETKKRGKRRDEVLKQSKEKQGKESLSVIDNHPEIISQQSMDDPNLELEIICGRLLHRKVYALMEDLVDDLCHLMDELNERDSKY
- the LOC125001133 gene encoding MYCBP-associated protein isoform X3, with the translated sequence MDCMSKTSPADSHFLDYTGPEGFRFDDQGMILPHSILGSPEDFKRYLEAKGETELVQRIQTASRDPPCEATGRHHHEAVEKDGSGRSSIQSHALQHWDKHMRHRKQQQNFLSGTLKRPVENLLMNQSNHFRETQEQREFLNQVMPLVNSGYGYRVGSEFWSLPQRYGDEMSGITATLSQTEQGRRGPVTHVGQPNSIRQESGITCAETLRPASRIWNQSAYLQQQLQMLGEVLQDMDTKKPDISGLEVIGSGKAFTFVTMCRSPSLEIEEEEKERKEMKMENIVPCSDPLGQYEDAQSDVLHVPALRFCGQLARWTGNSNTNEGEVGISATIVFEAPTGGIASSHLELGNEGSTAIFYSWQQLPVPHSFPSLRSQTKTPHFYFSSSSGVIRPGDTQRVEFIFKSEEPGITTEHWQLNTHPVMLQGALMQVRLRGLALYQDKTADQRDFIETKLEKKVLVKECRSMVYELLWGLHTPERPSSPADLYVTADQQFLSENPKLQYIDQSVEDLKRLWQEANHEHTWDLSVDTLRQAVLSLPDEDSAQDSLGREGGLTQLNAVFLQLCEPSEVKHHPLTAATIGQQLWRKLLDSMAAEAVFLRNLLGLPERAMWIEQKDEPTVCDADLADDIKTDEKSEKKAGTAAKVERSGSRSRVKDDNKEESKSPANEKSVEVYALMEDLVDDLCHLMDELNERDSKY
- the LOC125001133 gene encoding MYCBP-associated protein isoform X2; its protein translation is MDCMSKTSPADSHFLDYTGPEGFRFDDQGMILPHSILGSPEDFKRYLEAKGETELVQRIQTASRDPPCEATGRHHHEAVEKDGSGRSSIQSHALQHWDKHMRHRKQQQNFLSGTLKRPVENLLMNQSNHFRETQEQREFLNQVMPLVNSGYGYRVGSEFWSLPQRYGDEMSGITATLSQTEQGRRGPVTHVGQPNSIRQESGITCAETLRPASRIWNQSAYLQQQLQMLGEVLQDMDTKKPDISGLEVIGSGKAFTFVTMCRSPSLEIEEEEKERKEMKMENIDPLGQYEDAQSDVLHVPALRFCGQLARWTGNSNTNEGEVGISATIVFEAPTGGIASSHLELGNEGSTAIFYSWQQLPVPHSFPSLRSQTKTPHFYFSSSSGVIRPGDTQRVEFIFKSEEPGITTEHWQLNTHPVMLQGALMQVRLRGLALYQDKTADQRDFIETKLEKKVLVKECRSMVYELLWGLHTPERPSSPADLYVTADQQFLSENPKLQYIDQSVEDLKRLWQEANHEHTWDLSVDTLRQAVLSLPDEDSAQDSLGREGGLTQLNAVFLQLCEPSEVKHHPLTAATIGQQLWRKLLDSMAAEAVFLRNLLGLPERAMWIEQKDEPTVCDADLADDIKTDEKSEKKAGTAAKVERSGSRSRVKDDNKEESKSPANEKSVEETKKRGKRRDEVLKQSKEKQGKESLSVIDNHPEIISQQSMDDPNLELEIICGRLLHRKVYALMEDLVDDLCHLMDELNERDSKY